TGTTGACGAGCGTCGTATCGAACTCGGCCTCGGCGGCCAGTTCGACCTTGGCCGCGGTCAGCCGGCGCTCGATCACCTCGGGCGCCTCGGTGCCCCGGCCGGTGAGCCGGCGCACCAGCTCCTCCCAGCTCGGCGGGGCCAGGAAGACCAGGCGCGCGTCGTCCATGGACTGGCGGACCAGCCGGGCGCCCTGGAGGTCGATCTCCAGCAGGACCGGCTCGCCCGCCTCCAGGCGGTCCAGTACGGCGCGGCGCGGTGTGCCGTAGCGGTTGCCCGCGAACTCGGCCCACTCCAGCAGCTCACCGTTGGCGACGAGCTTGTCGAACTCCTCGTCGTCCACGAAGAAGTAGTGGACACCGTTGCGCTCCCCGGGGCGGGGCTTGCGGGTCGTCGCCGACACGGAGAGCCAGACCTCGGGGTGCACGGTGCGCATATGAGCGACGACCGTGCTCTTGCCGACCCCTGAGGGGCCGGAGAGCACGGTCAGCCGCGGACGTACGTCCGGGGGTACGGGGGACGTCCCCCGGGTTGTTGCAGCCATGGAGCGATTATCCAGGTTCCCAGGGGTGCCTGAGAACGCCGGGCGGGACGTCAGGCGGCGCTGCCGCCGAACTCACGCTCCAGGGACGCGATCTGGTTGGAGCCGAGCCCCCGGACCCGGCGGCTTTCGGAGATGCCGAGACGCTCCATGATCTGCTTGGCGCGGACCTTGCCGACGCCGGGCAGGGACTCCAGGAGGGCGGAGACCTTCATCTTCCCGATGACGTCGTTCTCCTGGCCCTGCTTGATGACCTCGTGGAGGGAGGCGCCGGA
This DNA window, taken from Streptomyces griseus subsp. griseus, encodes the following:
- the gmk gene encoding guanylate kinase — encoded protein: MAATTRGTSPVPPDVRPRLTVLSGPSGVGKSTVVAHMRTVHPEVWLSVSATTRKPRPGERNGVHYFFVDDEEFDKLVANGELLEWAEFAGNRYGTPRRAVLDRLEAGEPVLLEIDLQGARLVRQSMDDARLVFLAPPSWEELVRRLTGRGTEAPEVIERRLTAAKVELAAEAEFDTTLVNTSVEDVARELLTLMLQA
- a CDS encoding integration host factor; amino-acid sequence: MALPPLTPEQRAAALEKAAAARRERAEVKNRLKHSGASLHEVIKQGQENDVIGKMKVSALLESLPGVGKVRAKQIMERLGISESRRVRGLGSNQIASLEREFGGSAA